A region of Mobula birostris isolate sMobBir1 chromosome X, sMobBir1.hap1, whole genome shotgun sequence DNA encodes the following proteins:
- the casc3 gene encoding protein CASC3 isoform X2, which translates to MADRRRRRASQDTDEEDDDVPQSELEVVPSVPCILDLSGVQAREAESECESEDGIEGDAVVLSDYESAEENGSQKSEEDGEEYSEEEVPKEGARTSNKGDEDESSKEGKPEEKGEITGERQSGDGQESTEPVENKMGKKSRRQLDDDEDRKNPAYIPRKGLFFEHDLRGHTEPEEVRPKVRQRKLWKDEGRWVHDKFQEDEQAPKSRDELISLYGYDIRLDRNPDEIRPRRIRKPRFRSPQNRDSDWIEKPPPRPYLRKTVNSIPSTRTFNRRIGGQERKSPAKNYFKNVSYVEDDENVKPNEVNSSRSYSSGELSTSEDKMDAKNIEQGHVKETVIITDCLQSVKSYGVTREDGSVQNQSLPTENMPQVQEKTIEKKSYSRIRRTRNKVTEVGKPQSVEDTPVPDLVPASQQIPIQPLPPPVTKTGSWETPSIDSAVTGLECEMTQMNLSGKSWTPNSQPQYAQSRDLQGIPNSLHMNASQYNRVEEMGSQARRAKRYSSQRQRPVPETPPPPPPPAPAPALGPAPAPGPAPMHIGLMEGHYYDTLQFQGPIYTHSESSAPLPPQGMIVQPDMHLPHPVPGFNHHQSPGHLTNTGLYAPQVPLPSGQPPPPQVLPPPFFTSGMMNYGNPSYPYTTGGLPPHIYPTTQAQSQVFGGVTYYNTVQQQALPKPSPPRRQSQPVTVKPPPPEDSRSEKLKERNEA; encoded by the exons ATGGCGGACAGGCGGCGGCGACGTGCTTCTCAGGACACCGACGAGGAAGACGACGACGTGCCTCAGTCGGAGCTGGAAGTTGTTCCCTCCGTCCCTTGCATCTTGGACCTGTCTGGTGTTCAGGCTCGCGAAGCAGAatctgagtgt GAGAGTGAAGATGGCATAGAAGGCGATG CTGTTGTACTTTCAGATTATGAAAGTGCTGAAGAGAATGGTTCTCAAAAATCT GAAGAAGATGGTGAAGAATATAGTGAAGAGGAAGTCCCAAAAGAGGGAGCAAGAACTAGCAATAAAGGGGATGAGGATGAATCATCAAAGGAAGGAAAGCCTGAAGAGAAAGGAGAGATTactggagagagacagagtggaGATGGACAG GAAAGCACGGAACCTGTCGAAAATAAAATGGGTAAAAAGAGCAGGCGTCAACTGGATGATGATGAAGATCGGAAAAACCCTGCCTATATTCCACGGAAAGGACTCTTCTTTGAGCATGATCTAAGAGGACATACTGAACCAGAAGAAGTGAG GCCCAAAGTCAGACAGCGCAAGCTCTGGAAAGATGAAGGTCGATGGGTGCATGATAAGTTCCAAGAAGATGAACAAGCGCCTAAATCCCgagatgaactgatttccttGTATGGTTATGATATTCGATTAGACAGAAATCCTGATGAAATAAGGCCACGAAGGATTAGAAAGCCGAG GTTTAGAAGTCCTCAAAACCGAGACTCTGATTGGATAGAAAAACCACCACCAAGGCCTTACCTTCGTAAAACTGTCAATAGCATCCCTTCTACAAGAACTTTTAACCGAAGGATAGGAGGACAAGAACGGAAATCTCCAGCAAAGAACTACTTTAAAAATGTTTCTTATGTTGAAGATGATGAGAATGTGAAACCGAATGAAGTAAATAGTTCAAGAAGTTATTCTTCAGGAGAATTATCCACCAGTGAAGATAAAATGGATGCAAAGAATATAGAACAGGGTCATGTGAAAGAGACTGTGATTATAACAGACTGTTTACAGTCAGTGAAGAGTTATGGTGTGACAAGAGAAGATGGCTCTGTACAAAATCAGTCCCTCCCTACTGAGAATATGCCACAGGTACAGGAAAAAACAATAGAAAAGAAATCCTATTCCCGTATTCGAAGAACCAGGAACAAAGTCACTGAGGTAGGGAAGCCACAGTCTGTGGAGGACACTCCTGTCCCAGATTTGGTTCCTGCTTCTCAGCAGAtacctattcaacctctccctcCACCAGTGACAAAGACTGGCTCCTGGGAGACCCCATCCATAGACTCTGCTGTGACTGGGCTCGAGTGTGAGATGACCCAAATGAATTTATCGGGGAAAAGCTGGACTCCAAATAGCCAACCACAATATGCACAGTCAAGAGATCTCCAGG GCATTCCCAATTCACTACACATGAATGCTTCTCAATACAACAGAGTGGAAGAAATG GGCAGCCAAGCAAGACGGGCAAAGCGTTACTCATCTCAGCGACAACGGCCAGTACCCGaaacacccccaccaccacctcctccAGCACCTGCACCGGCACTGGGGCCAGCCCCAGCTCCAGGCCCTGCTCCTATGCACATTGGCCTCATGGAAGGGCATTATTACGATACAT TACAATTTCAAGGACCAATTTATACCCACAGTGAAAGTTCAGCTCCTCTGCCACCTCAGGGCATGATCGTTCAGCCAGATATGCACCTTCCTCATCCAG TTCCAGGTTTTAATCACCACCAGTCACCTGGCCACCTCACCAACACTGGTCTTTATGCGCCACAAGTTCCATTGCCATCTGGGCAACCACCTCCACCCCAGGTGCTACCCCCTCCCTTCTTCACTTCTGGAATGATGAACTATGGAAATCCCAGTTATCCATACACAACGGGAGGACTCCCACCCCACATTTATCCAACTACTCAG GCCCAGTCTCAGGTCTTTGGTGGAGTCACTTACTACAACACTGTACAGCAGCAGGCTCTGCCAAAGCCATCACCTCCAAGACGACAATCGCAGCCTGTTACTGTTAAACCACCGCCACCTGAG GACAGCCGAAGTGAAAAACTGAAAGAAAGGAATGAAGCTTAG
- the casc3 gene encoding protein CASC3 isoform X1 has protein sequence MADRRRRRASQDTDEEDDDVPQSELEVVPSVPCILDLSGVQAREAESECESEDGIEGDAVVLSDYESAEENGSQKSEEDGEEYSEEEVPKEGARTSNKGDEDESSKEGKPEEKGEITGERQSGDGQESTEPVENKMGKKSRRQLDDDEDRKNPAYIPRKGLFFEHDLRGHTEPEEVRPKVRQRKLWKDEGRWVHDKFQEDEQAPKSRDELISLYGYDIRLDRNPDEIRPRRIRKPRFRSPQNRDSDWIEKPPPRPYLRKTVNSIPSTRTFNRRIGGQERKSPAKNYFKNVSYVEDDENVKPNEVNSSRSYSSGELSTSEDKMDAKNIEQGHVKETVIITDCLQSVKSYGVTREDGSVQNQSLPTENMPQVQEKTIEKKSYSRIRRTRNKVTEVGKPQSVEDTPVPDLVPASQQIPIQPLPPPVTKTGSWETPSIDSAVTGLECEMTQMNLSGKSWTPNSQPQYAQSRDLQGIPNSLHMNASQYNRVEEMGSQARRAKRYSSQRQRPVPETPPPPPPPAPAPALGPAPAPGPAPMHIGLMEGHYYDTLQFQGPIYTHSESSAPLPPQGMIVQPDMHLPHPVPGFNHHQSPGHLTNTGLYAPQVPLPSGQPPPPQVLPPPFFTSGMMNYGNPSYPYTTGGLPPHIYPTTQAQSQVFGGVTYYNTVQQQALPKPSPPRRQSQPVTVKPPPPEVLDTSIIWFPCSIGQPK, from the exons ATGGCGGACAGGCGGCGGCGACGTGCTTCTCAGGACACCGACGAGGAAGACGACGACGTGCCTCAGTCGGAGCTGGAAGTTGTTCCCTCCGTCCCTTGCATCTTGGACCTGTCTGGTGTTCAGGCTCGCGAAGCAGAatctgagtgt GAGAGTGAAGATGGCATAGAAGGCGATG CTGTTGTACTTTCAGATTATGAAAGTGCTGAAGAGAATGGTTCTCAAAAATCT GAAGAAGATGGTGAAGAATATAGTGAAGAGGAAGTCCCAAAAGAGGGAGCAAGAACTAGCAATAAAGGGGATGAGGATGAATCATCAAAGGAAGGAAAGCCTGAAGAGAAAGGAGAGATTactggagagagacagagtggaGATGGACAG GAAAGCACGGAACCTGTCGAAAATAAAATGGGTAAAAAGAGCAGGCGTCAACTGGATGATGATGAAGATCGGAAAAACCCTGCCTATATTCCACGGAAAGGACTCTTCTTTGAGCATGATCTAAGAGGACATACTGAACCAGAAGAAGTGAG GCCCAAAGTCAGACAGCGCAAGCTCTGGAAAGATGAAGGTCGATGGGTGCATGATAAGTTCCAAGAAGATGAACAAGCGCCTAAATCCCgagatgaactgatttccttGTATGGTTATGATATTCGATTAGACAGAAATCCTGATGAAATAAGGCCACGAAGGATTAGAAAGCCGAG GTTTAGAAGTCCTCAAAACCGAGACTCTGATTGGATAGAAAAACCACCACCAAGGCCTTACCTTCGTAAAACTGTCAATAGCATCCCTTCTACAAGAACTTTTAACCGAAGGATAGGAGGACAAGAACGGAAATCTCCAGCAAAGAACTACTTTAAAAATGTTTCTTATGTTGAAGATGATGAGAATGTGAAACCGAATGAAGTAAATAGTTCAAGAAGTTATTCTTCAGGAGAATTATCCACCAGTGAAGATAAAATGGATGCAAAGAATATAGAACAGGGTCATGTGAAAGAGACTGTGATTATAACAGACTGTTTACAGTCAGTGAAGAGTTATGGTGTGACAAGAGAAGATGGCTCTGTACAAAATCAGTCCCTCCCTACTGAGAATATGCCACAGGTACAGGAAAAAACAATAGAAAAGAAATCCTATTCCCGTATTCGAAGAACCAGGAACAAAGTCACTGAGGTAGGGAAGCCACAGTCTGTGGAGGACACTCCTGTCCCAGATTTGGTTCCTGCTTCTCAGCAGAtacctattcaacctctccctcCACCAGTGACAAAGACTGGCTCCTGGGAGACCCCATCCATAGACTCTGCTGTGACTGGGCTCGAGTGTGAGATGACCCAAATGAATTTATCGGGGAAAAGCTGGACTCCAAATAGCCAACCACAATATGCACAGTCAAGAGATCTCCAGG GCATTCCCAATTCACTACACATGAATGCTTCTCAATACAACAGAGTGGAAGAAATG GGCAGCCAAGCAAGACGGGCAAAGCGTTACTCATCTCAGCGACAACGGCCAGTACCCGaaacacccccaccaccacctcctccAGCACCTGCACCGGCACTGGGGCCAGCCCCAGCTCCAGGCCCTGCTCCTATGCACATTGGCCTCATGGAAGGGCATTATTACGATACAT TACAATTTCAAGGACCAATTTATACCCACAGTGAAAGTTCAGCTCCTCTGCCACCTCAGGGCATGATCGTTCAGCCAGATATGCACCTTCCTCATCCAG TTCCAGGTTTTAATCACCACCAGTCACCTGGCCACCTCACCAACACTGGTCTTTATGCGCCACAAGTTCCATTGCCATCTGGGCAACCACCTCCACCCCAGGTGCTACCCCCTCCCTTCTTCACTTCTGGAATGATGAACTATGGAAATCCCAGTTATCCATACACAACGGGAGGACTCCCACCCCACATTTATCCAACTACTCAG GCCCAGTCTCAGGTCTTTGGTGGAGTCACTTACTACAACACTGTACAGCAGCAGGCTCTGCCAAAGCCATCACCTCCAAGACGACAATCGCAGCCTGTTACTGTTAAACCACCGCCACCTGAGGTACTTGATACATCTATCATCTGGTTTCCATGCAGCATAG GACAGCCGAAGTGA